Within Butyrivibrio fibrisolvens, the genomic segment CAAGTCAGAGTATCTCCTAATGACAGATTGTTTTCTTTAAGGAGCTTTTCTGTGGCATATAAGGCTCCTTCTTCATTAATATCGCCTTTAGTATTATCCGAGATTCCATCATTAATATCATAAGTTGATGTATCATGGCCGGATACTCTGAGATAGCCATCAGAATCATTGACAGTTATTGCTGATGTAATGATATTGCCATCAGTATCTTTATACTCAATTGCAACTGTCTGGCTACTTGCATCTCCATATGCATCAAACAGTTCTCCTAGTCTATCATCAGAAACATTCTCTGAGAGCGTGAGTTTATAGTTATAAGCCTGTATATTATCAAACTCCCATTCAAGATAATGATTGAGAGAATCCTGCATACCAAATGCCATTACTATAAGTAAAGTTGAACCCATAACGCCAACTATAGCCATAATGCTGCGGGATCTGCTTCTAAGGATATCTCTTAAGTTCCACTTTACAGAAAATGGAAGTCTTGTGCTTAATCCTTTGCCGCCTTCTTTGGCTTTTATTTTAATATGTGGGACTTCAAGTCTGAGAGTTTGCGCAGCAGATTCTTTCAAGATACTCTTTATGGACAGGTAAGTTATTATCGTAATAGCTGCCACGATCATTATAGCGATAATATAGTTCTTACTAAGAATACATCTGTGAGCACCGGGCAGGTCAAACATAGACAGTTCCATATTCAGAAATGGCTGACCTAGTACAGGGCCTCCTATTACAAGTCCCAAAACAGCCGCCATAAGGCTTACCCAAAAGCCATACGCGATATAATGGATTGTAACTCTCCCGTTTCTAAATCCCAGTGCCTTTAAGGTTCCTATTTGTACTCTTTGCTTCTTAACAAATCTGCTCATTGTTGTCACTACAGAAAGCCCGGCGATAAATACAAACAAGAATGAGAACATACCGGAATATGTATCACCCTCTTCTGACTCAGCCTTTAATGACGCATAAGATCCCCACACGTCTCTATCAGTAATTGCACTTATAGAAGTATCATCAAGTTCATAGATTTCATTTTTTACAGATTTAAGTTTATCTTCGAATTGTATTAATTCTTTAGAATCAATATATGGATTTGGCGCGGTGCCTGTAACATCAACTATAGCATTTGGATAAACATAGCAGTCTTCCAATTTAAAATCAGGATCTAAAGCTTTAATGAATGCCTCTTTATCTGATACAGAAGCCTTCCCGGAATTAATAAGTTCAGCTTTGTCCAAAGCTGTCTCAAGATCCACATCCTCATCTATATCAAGCTCACCTTTGACAAAATCTATATCAGCTCCCATTGATGTATATGCATCTACAGCCTCCTGAATGTCAGCTGCGCTATCAAGCATTTCTGCAACATCATCTTCTTTTAGAATCTCATCATAGAGGTATTCTTTAGGGAACTCATTTATTGACAGATATGCCCATCCAAAGTCTGCGGCATTCTGGAATATAACAGAGGAATCAGATACTGTATATACGTGATCAGGAGATGATACGATTCCTCTTACTGTCTCAGTAAATTCATAACCTTCAACATAAAATGTAAGTTCATCACCAACTTTAATCCCCCTTGCTTTGGCAAAATAGTATCCTATCCAAACGCCATCTTTGTCAGGGCTATATTCTTCACCATCTCTAAGATACATCGATGATATATTCTTAACATCATCTTCGCCATCCAGGAAATTAAGCTCCATCTGAATATTCAAAGGTTCAGAGCCTTCCTTACTGTTAATATCTACTGAGCCTGGCATAGTCAGATATCTTTCTACGTCAGTTACATTATCTAAAGCTTTTATTGTATCTATATCATCAGTGGTAAAATTCTCGCTATAAAGCCATAGATCTTCAAGATTATTCTTCTCATAGAACTCAACTGATGAGTATTTAAGTCCATCTGAAAAAGCACTTATTCCTGAAAAAGCCATGATCGCCAAAAATACCATGGCAAAAATAGTAAAAAACTGTCCAAAGTTTCTTTTTATATCTCTGAATATTTTTTTCCTAAGCATATTACCATTGAACCTCATCTATGTTTGCCGGGTTTAAGTTCTTCTCAACACTCTTTATCCTGCCATTCTTGACACGTATAACAACGTCAGCGATATCAGCAATAAGAGCATTATGCGTAACGATAATAACTGTGTTATTGCCTCTTTCTTTGGTAGTCTGCTTCTTTAATATCTTAAGGATCATCACACCTGTTTGAGAATCAAGGGCTCCTGTTGGCTCATCGCATAGAAGGAGCGCAGGATTCTTGGCTATAGCCCTTGCAATAGATACGCGCTGCTGTTCACCGCCTGAAAGCTGATTGGGGAACTTGTACATATGCTCTGATAAGCCCACATCCTCAAGAGCTTCAGCAGCATCCAGATGATCTTTAACAATTTCATTGATAAGCTCAACGTTCTCTTTTACGGTAAGAGATGGAAGAATGTTATAGAACTGGAATATAAATCCAACAGACTTAGCTCTAAAATCGCTTAGCTTGTTCTCGGAATACCCTGTTATATTCTCACCATTAACGATTACTTCCCCCTCAGAAGGTGTATCCATACCGCCTATCAGGTTAAGAAGTGTGGATTTACCAGCACCTGAAGGACCAAGTATTACTACAAGCTTGCCCTCTTCTATATCCAGATCAACATGATCAAGAGCTCGATACTCCTTCTCACCCACGTTGTAAATCTTTGACACATTTCTTAAAGACACTTTATTCACTACTTTATTCACTTCCTTTCTCCTTCACTTCCGGTAATTACATCAGTATACAGTCCAGCCACCCTCTGACTAAAAAGAGCATGATCTTGCGGGTTCTTTTCTTGGCAGCCTTAACGTCCTCCTCATGAGTAACAAGATGTATATAGGCTTCCACATGTAGATGTGACAGCCAATGTACCATGTATTCATCTACCTTTTTGCCTTCTTGCCTTGCATAGACTGTTGCCAGCTCACCATATTCTTTTTCAAGTTCTGCAATGATCATATCCGGGGCCTTCTCCAAAGATGAGCCTGCAGATTTGGTAAGCAGTATCATTGCTTCTTCGCGGTGAGAATATAAGATATCTACAAGCTTATCTGCCAAGGCAATTTCATGTTCAAAATCAGACTCTACCAAGATATGGCTACTATTTTCTTTGTCCTCCAAAATATGTTCTGCAACGGCAGTTTGTACCGGAATCAGCACATGATTTACTATTTCGCAAAAAAGTTCATCTTTATCTTTGAAGAAAAAATAAATTGCGCCCGTAGTACATCCGGCTTTTGAGCATATTCTTCTTAAAGATGCTTTCTCAAAACCATATTCTGAAAACTCTTCTTTTGCTGCAGCCATGATCTTGGCTCTGGTTTCTTCCTTTTCTTTTGTAGACATGTAGGCCTCCCTAAAAATAGATAACAGTGTTATGTACATAACACTGTTATCTTAACTCCTTAAAATATTTTTGTCAAAACAAAATTCTCATATATCCTGATTTATAAGCGCCATAGGCATAAAAACTCCCGATCAAAATCAGTTTGCTGTCATTTAGACACCTGATCTTGATCGGGAGTATGATTGTCACAGATAATAGTCTATTATTTTATGCTTCGCAAGACATGATCATTTTCA encodes:
- a CDS encoding TetR/AcrR family transcriptional regulator, encoding MSTKEKEETRAKIMAAAKEEFSEYGFEKASLRRICSKAGCTTGAIYFFFKDKDELFCEIVNHVLIPVQTAVAEHILEDKENSSHILVESDFEHEIALADKLVDILYSHREEAMILLTKSAGSSLEKAPDMIIAELEKEYGELATVYARQEGKKVDEYMVHWLSHLHVEAYIHLVTHEEDVKAAKKRTRKIMLFLVRGWLDCILM
- a CDS encoding ABC transporter permease; this translates as MLRKKIFRDIKRNFGQFFTIFAMVFLAIMAFSGISAFSDGLKYSSVEFYEKNNLEDLWLYSENFTTDDIDTIKALDNVTDVERYLTMPGSVDINSKEGSEPLNIQMELNFLDGEDDVKNISSMYLRDGEEYSPDKDGVWIGYYFAKARGIKVGDELTFYVEGYEFTETVRGIVSSPDHVYTVSDSSVIFQNAADFGWAYLSINEFPKEYLYDEILKEDDVAEMLDSAADIQEAVDAYTSMGADIDFVKGELDIDEDVDLETALDKAELINSGKASVSDKEAFIKALDPDFKLEDCYVYPNAIVDVTGTAPNPYIDSKELIQFEDKLKSVKNEIYELDDTSISAITDRDVWGSYASLKAESEEGDTYSGMFSFLFVFIAGLSVVTTMSRFVKKQRVQIGTLKALGFRNGRVTIHYIAYGFWVSLMAAVLGLVIGGPVLGQPFLNMELSMFDLPGAHRCILSKNYIIAIMIVAAITIITYLSIKSILKESAAQTLRLEVPHIKIKAKEGGKGLSTRLPFSVKWNLRDILRSRSRSIMAIVGVMGSTLLIVMAFGMQDSLNHYLEWEFDNIQAYNYKLTLSENVSDDRLGELFDAYGDASSQTVAIEYKDTDGNIITSAITVNDSDGYLRVSGHDTSTYDINDGISDNTKGDINEEGALYATEKLLKENNLSLGDTLTWRIMGEDDWYETKIVSAYRDPQNQQFSMTRAAFEGLGETYVCDTIYTDDDLSDITDSDIDGVSTITSIESMKEQMNSMLEMISSMIVLLIAISAILGFIIIYNMGILALSEKMYQFATLKVLGFKFRKLALIYTQQNLWLTIIGIILGLPLGYEFTDFMFKYAIGDNYDFFANIDLSAYLIAIIGTLMIMLVTSIVLSRSLKKVDMVASLKANE
- a CDS encoding ABC transporter ATP-binding protein; protein product: MNKVVNKVSLRNVSKIYNVGEKEYRALDHVDLDIEEGKLVVILGPSGAGKSTLLNLIGGMDTPSEGEVIVNGENITGYSENKLSDFRAKSVGFIFQFYNILPSLTVKENVELINEIVKDHLDAAEALEDVGLSEHMYKFPNQLSGGEQQRVSIARAIAKNPALLLCDEPTGALDSQTGVMILKILKKQTTKERGNNTVIIVTHNALIADIADVVIRVKNGRIKSVEKNLNPANIDEVQW